The sequence below is a genomic window from Coffea arabica cultivar ET-39 chromosome 8e, Coffea Arabica ET-39 HiFi, whole genome shotgun sequence.
TAATCTGTTGAGAACAAGTCCCGTGCCTGGTGCTGAAATGTCAGCAACGAACACATTTGGTCGCTGTTACACAACTGTGAAGTAGAATCACTAGGAGTTTGCATTGGGAACCTTACTTAGCTTGACTATTGATGTTTCTTGAATCTCTAAAGTTCAAATTTCATGTGATGTCTCTATAGTTAATGTTCACTGAAGTATATCAAGGTTTCCATTTGTCTAGGTTATGGTACATAATGTGATGGTTTCTAAGATCAAGGGAAGTTTGGTTTATAAGTTTGTTCTTGTCCTCTGTTTTGGTCTTGCTACTCAATATACAAGAATAATTCAATTATTGGCTGCCTCAGTTGAATTGTCCACTTTCAGTTCTTTCTTTTCATGTTTCCTTCTGCGCCTCTTATTTCAAAATAACTTTGATTTGCAGACTCTGGATCAACTTTTTCAGCTGAGACTACCAATGGATATTACACACCTGCAGGCTTTGCTTTCCATTATATTTCATACTTTGGATGCTTATTTACAGAAAGTTACAAGTGAATTAGGTATGTAGCAGTTTGCATGTACTTTACATATATCTGGATATTCTTTCCTATTTGCTTGCTTACAAGTCTTCGTATCTTTTGAGCCTTTTTTGCACTTCAGCAGGTTAAAACCAGTTAGATATGTTCCATTTGCATGTTGCACGAAATGATCCAGTGGTTCTGTCCCCATAGAGTTAGACTTAATTGTGGATGTGAAACTGTTGTGGCTTCTTTCTTTAATGCCTCTCTATATTTGTTAAAGAGAGGCATTATAATCTGTTCTGCCCCTTTATATCTGTACCATAATTTGGACTTCTTTCTTTTCGAAATCTTTACCAGCTTGGATACCATCTGTTGTAATAACACCAATCGACAATTCTCGTGCTTTTGGAAATAAACTTGATCTGGAAGATGCTGTTTGTAGGATCTTTTTTGGGTAGGTAAGATTTTATTAATACCcaagaaaatacaaaatacAAGGAGCGTTCCCCAGGCACAACGCAATCAACAAATCACAGACTTCTCAACAAAAACATGCTACAAGGACGATCATCCTACACAGTACACAGCATGTTCATTTGTAGGATCTTTATTCATTTGTCCCGTGGTTGTCTAGATTTCTGTCGACATACAAATCCTGGAGATTGTGGGTATTTCAGAATATTTGGTTGAATCGCCTAGCATTTAAGTGTCCTAATGCATTTGAGATTGTGGGTGTAAGTTTTTGGCTACTAAAGTCATCTAATCTATATTGCTTTTATGTACTCAAAAGAGTCAGATACATCTTGCATGTAAGTTTTTTCAGATCTTGTCTGAGTAGTTTTTTATTGGCTAAAACTTGACCTGTGGTGGATGTAATGTTCCTACCTTTTGCCTAGAATTTCAACAATATATTTCAGCTGAATTTGAAATTCCTAGTCACTGATATGTATGAAGTTCTTCTCTAATATGCAGTTGGAAAGCAAAATCTCTATCCACCTATACCACCTCTGACTTATTACAAGGAGACGACATTTCCGATAGTAAAGAAGAAGCTAGTTGAGTCTACTGTGCTCGAGGATGAAGTTACCaataaattgaatgaattgacaacATCAAAACTCTGCGTCAGATTGAACACTCTTCAAGTAAGCTCTAATCTATTTCTCTTAATTGCTGGTCACCAGTCATTGAATTTTGCGTGCAGttatacaagaagaaagctttTTTTTCATCCGAAAGTTTCCCTATTAATGCATTTTTTATTCATGATGAATGACGAAATGGAGTACAAGCTAGTGGCACTGGTGAATTGCATCAGTACCTTTCAGACAAGATGCAGTTCTAAACTTGGTTTGGAGTATCCTCTGGGGAATTTCAGTACCCAGAAAATGTAGTTCTTATGATCTCCTAAACCTGAAGATTGATATAGCCAAAGCATTTAAAGGACGAGTTCATCTTATAGGGAAAATAGCCTAGGAATTCTTCTGAAAAAGATTTAGGCCTAAAGTTTGCCTGAGGAACTAAAAGATGATTTTCGTTGAAGGATAATACACTTTTGAGTATTCATCCAGTTATAGTGATCTGCATTAAGTTAGCATGCTTCGTGGCGATAGATTCTGTTGGTTTTGtctttgtatatttatttttcaaaaatgaatAAGTATCCATTTGCCAGGGTGTTAATGTGGATTCTTCCTGTGTTTCTTCATCAGATATTTTGTTCATTTATCATATCTAAATTAAGAGAATGGTGCCAAGTGGATGCAGTAACAAGAATTCTTAGTAAATAATTTCTGAAGATTGGTTATAAGTTAATGCCTTTTCTCCACAAGTTGGTATCTGAATGAATTAAATATTCTAATTCTAGTCTTACATTTCTTCTTTATCTACTTCATGTGCAGTATATTCAGAAACAAATTTCTGCACTCGAAGATGGCATCAGGAAGTCTTGGTCATTTGCTGGGCCATTTGATAATGGAGAACATTGTAAGTTTCAAACTTGCAAATATTTGATCCATTAATTGTTATTAAGTTTTTGGCAGAAAAATAAATAGCCACTGAAGTTTTCATATGGTGTACTGTTAAGCCACTAAACCATTTCAGTTTTCAGTTCACCTGCTGAACTATTAAAAATTATGTACATTAGGGCCATTTTGGCATGCCTTCTAATTTTGTTGTTGGTTCGGACAAAAAGAAGTAAAATCTAAAAGGCactgatttgaggaagttatttggaagttgtgatatccttttcttttcgttCATCCAGCAATAGAGGAATCCCCTGAGACTTCTGGCAGAATTTTAGATACCTGTAGTGAATCAGTTGATGAGCTTTTCGTTGCCACCTTTGACTGCATCAGGGATACTGCTGCTCATGCTATCAGAAGTATCTGTGAGTTTATTGGTAAGTAGCGCATCATTCGTGTATTTGTAAAACATAACGACAGAGTGGTGATCTTCTGTCATATCCAAATTTATTCATCAAATTTGTATCTTAATCAGAAAATGTACTTCATTTCTCACTGTTTTCAAACAAAGTAGTTGACTTTGTTGCAATTTTCCTTTGTAACTTTTTATTGAATGTCCTAATTCTCATGACTGAACATTTACTTCTACATTTTCCTGGTTCTGGACAACAAAATTATGTCTACATGACAGTTTGAGATATTGTGACTCTTAATGTCTTCTGTGAGATCTTACATTCTTGGGTTTCTGTTGTGCAACAAATGATAAATTGACCTTGTGATGCTGCATAGATATATAGTTTTGAGATTTTTCAGTATTTTAAGTTATCATTGGATGGTGTGAAAATTCTCTTGTATCTTCACTTGATATGGTTTGTAAAATATAACTGAAAGTTGGTTATAATTCTCTAGGCTAATAAATCTAATAACTGACAGTTTTCAATCTTAATGTGAGAGTTGTCATGTGCAGATACATAGAGTCTTCTATATATATTCAATTTTGCTGTATAAGTTTCTCAAACAAACTTTTCTAAACTTAAATATTGCTATGGTTTTTAAACCTTGAATTTGTTCTCATTATCTCCATATGCAGAAAGCAAAGTCTTGTTATTGTGGTGCTAATATGACAAACTGATTGTCATTACTATTGCTCTAATGCTAGGGGTAAGGGTTGTCTTCTGGGATTTGAGGAAATCATTCCTGTACCGTTTGTATCATGGTGGTGTCGAGAATTCCCGTTTAGACAGTTTACTTCCAAACCTTGATGGCGTAAGTGCTTACAACTTGTCTCCTAgcacttttatcttttttcctgACTTGCTTTCTATGATTACCAAATTGCAAATTATTCTTTATATGGCTGTGTCTCATTCATTTGAGACATTTTTAGGATTGATTTTATTCTTAGAGGCATCCTTGCAGGCCCTTAATCAAGTCTGTGGTTTGATTGATGATGCACTACGAGATCGTGTAGTCTCCagcatttttagggcaaccttgGTATAATGTTTTGCTCATGAATCAAATTTACaatcttccttttgttttaccCTAAAATTTGTTTCATCCTTGTACAGGAAGGATATGTTTGGGTGTTACTGGATGGAGGACCTTCATGCGCATTTTCTGATTTAGATATTCCTTTGATGGAAGATGACCTCAACATGTTGAAAGTGAGTGTCAGAATGCtttatattttacttgtcttctttGCATCCTCAAGTGTTCATCAGTCTCTTCACCTAGCTCTTCTgattcctctattgtttgtattTTCACATATGATACACCCATTTTGGTATTGGATATTGTCAAATCATAGTAAGAGACTTTCTTTTGCCTTCATCTGTGTAGTGGACTTTATTTTCCCATATAATCTTCCTTTGACCTAATAAAAATGAATACATTAACTGGGATACAAATTTGAAAGTTCTTCAGGAGGTGAAGGGATAACAGGTAATGAGTGGTAGAATACATCTCCGTAGCATAAAACAACCTTAATGGTTATCGTCTACTTGGTGCATTTCTAAGATATTGTTGAGTCTGCTATAAATGAAAGATCACCTTTTGCTCACAGGAGTTACTGTTTTTGGAAGCTACTCAGGGCAGAACTCTCTCTACATTTGTGCAAATGCTTCTTAAAATATAATTACTTGTAATTCTCTCCACAAATTTGGAAGTTACAGAAAAGGAGATTTGTCCTTAAGATGATTTAGTTAATGCAATTGCTCTTTCAGTCCTCCAAAGTAGATTATTCTGCTGCATTATTCTCCAGGACTTATTCGTAGCTGATGGAGAAGGCCTCCCTCGTTCTTTAGTCGAGGAAGAAGCAAAATTTGCCCATCAACTTCTAAGCCTGTTTTCCCTTCAGGTACAATAATGTACCGTTCTGTTCCTTGTGGACTTGATTAGCTGGCTCATATTGTCATCTTCTTGTTAATCCTGCTCTTAACAGGCTGAATCTGTTATCCAACTGTTAATGAGTTCGAGTCAACACATCTCAGTGGGACTAGAGGTACATAAATCTGGTCACAGGTGCTTGGGTGATGCCGATTCACTGATACGAGTCTTATGTCACAAAAAAGATAGAGAAGCCTCAAAGTTTTTAAAGGAACAATATAAGCTTCCTGCATCTTCAGGTAACTACTTGTTAagcaaaccccccccccccccttctcttttttctttcaaaccAAGACAACTAAACTTTCAGTTTTTATTTGTTGATGATTACTTTTTGCTTCTAATATTTCTGTCTGTTTTGGTATGATTTGTTTGGGCTTCGGATTATGTTGTTCAAAGCTCATTTATACATTACCCGACTATTTTTGTTCTTTGCTGGAGGTCAGATTGTATCTTGGATTGCATAAAATCCTGGCATCTGGCTCTCAGTTCCTCTGTCCACTTTAGTTCTGCTAAGTTCTGTATTTCTGATATGTAGAATATGACGAGGATGGAGTGGAGCCTAACTTCAAATCAGTTCTAGTGACGGATCTTATAAGGCGAAGTGCATCAGCTCGTTGGTCGGACAAGGGCCACAGTAGCTTCAAATCTATTAAGAAGAAGCTGCAGGAAGCTACTTGGAGATAAAAGGCTTGGGTTATGGTTAAGCCCACCCGATTCTGAAGCAACTCAAAATGATATAATACTACTCTAGCCTGCCTGGTGCACCTCAGATTAAAGCTATCCTCTTCATGTCCCAAACAAGATGGATTTCATGAATCTGGCAGTATAGAAAAATTTGCTTTGATGCGTGTGAAGGCAGCGTTCCAAAGGGATCTTTCAGCTGATTCATAAAATAGATTCTTGGGGGGGCGCCCGAAGGCTTGTTGATGCATCTCCCGTAGGAAATCTAGCAAGCAAATTTGGGCGTGTTGTTTCTTGTTTCCTGTTTGTGTGGTATTCCATCTTCATTGTGATTAATTTTTTTCGAGGGTAGGACTCCTGACCGAACTTCATATTGAACTAGGCAATCATGTAGACTTAGGGTgcatttattaatttattaaattgttgagtattaaattttaatatttgagcatattttgtattaaatgataaaCGAATGATATCATTTATTTTtcggaataaaaaaaaaaagaagacggTGATCGTTGAATTATGATAGCCCAGAAAACCTCCAAAATTTGATCACGTCGCTCAAAAGCGCAATCTTGATGCGTGTGGTGTGGCAGAAATCGTTGACGATCAGGGGTGTAGGAATTGAATTTATGGTCCCAACGAACTGACTAGGGACTAATTAGGCTGGAAAACATATTTCTTCCAACTTTTCAGTTTGGGCAAACCtaaagaattggaaaaaaaaaaaaaaagagagagaatttCAACTTTTAGAATTGGACGATCAGTGGATAAATATTAGATGTTATGTGGTATGGATACATAGCACGTTATGTAATTGTGTTGTTAGAAAACATCAAATTTACATGCAAGATTGACCCTGGCATGGTAATTTTGACTTTCTCCGCTCTGACAATTCCTACAACTAGAAGGATTTTAGAGCTGAAAGTACAAGGAATTTACATGAAGCAGCTTTcaatgaaaaggaaagaagagcatGCAAATCTGTTAGAATTTGATGGGTGATGGCAGAAACTGATAGCCCTCAGCTTGTGAATGATGGCACGCTCCGCATCAATAGTTATTTGCATTTCATGTGTCATTACTTTGATGGAAGCGACCTTTTCTGAACCTTCTACATTCTACAACAACGCAACAGCAATGATTAACCTTAGTTCAGATTATAAATGTTCTATTATTCCCATTTTCCTTGTATCTATTCATCTTTATCAGGACAACAATTCTGGCATACCCATTTTGGTTTACTGCAACAAATTTCAGAGAGCAAAGAATCAACAACTTTGTACATGTGTTCAAAATTGAGCATTACTGGACCCAGTGCCAAAGGGACTGGGGGAAAAACCTATTGCTTCCCCAGTCCAATGCAAGAGATGTAGAAATGTATTTGCAGGGTGCACAGAAACCTGATTCTCAATTTGTTTATAATGGTTCCGATGGAAATTGTATTGCCGAGTAAATTACTACACCTTATCTCTTCTCTCTTTCTGATCTTACTTTGGCTGTGTTTCCATAACTAAGGCAGATTAAAGAGCAAGGGCATGGAAAAGCTTGGTTTCCGGAGTTCAGTTCAGAACCAAAACCCACAGCTGAGGAGCCCGATCTCAGACCTTATGCTTTGCTACTCGAAGTCGAAGGAGAGGCAGAACTGCCTGAAAGAGCTTTGACGGACATTTACAGCTCTCCCAATGATGTCAtcagaaaagcaaaaagaaaatgtCCAGGGAACATAAAGGAGCTTCTACTAAAATCCATCAGCCACAAGGGAATACCTGAATTTGACAGCGATGAAATTCCTTGCGCAACTTCTCAAGAACCTCCAAACTGCTGGACTCTTCCCCATAGTCACACTGACAAGTATCGCCATCTCCTTCCGTCTCATCTCATCTGGTGTCCATTTAGCAACTATATCTGAGTATTGCATACATGTACCACTGACGAAACAATAATCTAGTAAACAAAACTAGGAATTTAGTACTTGAAAAGAAATGATCTATTGAATGTCGCCTCGCCATGAGCACAGCTCAGTAGTCGTCAAAATCTGTTCGAAGAATCCAGAAAGtaatcaaattttcaaaaaccaGAACTGATCATTTTATACAAGTCTGCAACAAAAAAGGTTCCATTGCCAAGATGAACCCAAAGATAAAAAAAGGATGCAAATGAAACAACACCATTAACATCGATCCACCGGTTTTGTTTTGAGGTAGTGTACCGGGGTGAAATTTTGTGGCTTTGAGGATTCAAGGGGGGCAGGGGGTAGTGGTTCAGCTTCCAGAAGAGGTTGAGCTGTTGACGTTGGCGGCTCCTGGGAGGGAGGGGGAAGGAAAACATCTGAAGGCGCTAATGTTTCCAAATTCCAATTTGACGCGTCCAAACTTGTGTATAAGAAAGTCGTATAGATATAAAGGTTTAAGAACCACGCCTAACAAAGACGCGAGACTTCTTGATTCTTGGCTTTTAAtgggaaatatatatatatattcctgaATCTTTTAACTTTGCCCCAAGATATTCCTGAAAATTgagttattttttccttttttgtgatAAAGAAAGTAAAATTGGGACATATAAACTCAGAAGTTGGGACCTCAGTGTTTCTATTCCTTCTTTTGAGATGTCTAGAAACttatcatcaatcaaaaattcGGTTTCAAGTTTCCAAGTGGTTAGTGATGGCATTCAAAATTTGCTTGATGCTTTAAAAGTTGTAGTACTCCATAATCACTAGACTACAAAATTTGCGACCCCAAATTTCTTGATCAAGAAATGAGAGTTCGTTCAAGTGGACGGGACAGACATGGAACTGGCGGTCTTGCAGACAAATTCGTTGTTTTCAAGATTTATGCAAGCCAAGTCAACAAGTGTCGCAGCATCCACCTACAACTCACACTAGGTAAGAATTTTCAATAGACCAAAAGTATTAATTAGCATGTCTTGTGAAGATTGTTGATTGTACGTAACAGCTCCATTGTCTCAGTATCTCACGCAATAATTACCGCAACCAATGCTTTTTCCTGTTAGAATTGCAAATTAAGTCATTCCCTTACGATATAAAACGTTGAAATTACACATTATTATCATGGAaggccaaaaaagaaaaatgaaattaaaatattCTTGTATAGGAAAAATTATGCGGTTTGGATATTATATTTGATCATTTGCAGCTCTTATTCCTAAAACCATCCAAAGTCAGGCATCAGCCATAAAgccttttcttttatctttctaacTCGTAATAAAGCAGCCACATCACGATAtgctttttcatttctttttctacCTTCTTGCCTTCTCAAATTAATTCTAGTCGTTGGGTTTCTGTTTCTTTGTTACAAGGTAGAACGAGAGATGTAGGGTAACAGGGAAGGGGGAGGGGCGATGTACAAATCCCTCCATACCAGCCTGGCTGGTTTGTGAAGCTACTAGCATCACCACTTTACCACCAGTCACCAGAGTACAGGTGGGAAAAGGAAATACACACGATTACACTTATCAAATGTACTGTACTCCATATGTGGCTTAAGGCTCAGTCAGGCTGTCAGAGGTGGAACTGGAAACACACTCCACGGGGATGCCCACGACCATCCGAGACGCATTCATCTCAGGCCAGTACTGTGTATTGCTGCATGTGGAAGACCATTGAGGATGTGCCATTGGAAGTGGAACTGTACTTTCCAACTTCACAGCAACATTGACTATCCCGTGACCTCTTGAACCATCTCTAGCCCGTAGCTGGTAAGCCAAGTGGCGGAGGGATCCTGCCGGCAAAAGCCcatctaggatatcagtcaccGGAATTTGACACCACCCTAGATGAGTATAGCCTGTAAAGAAGAAGTTCTTCTTCTTGGTGTATAACTGGAGGCACATGCAGGAGAAGTGAGCATCAAGGGGTAGCTGAAACTTTTCACCCCATGTAGGGTTTACACCTCCTTTATCATCCACTTTTGTCCGGCAAACTTTGCTTAGTTTCTTACAACTCATGTTCGTAGCTGCTGCTGGTGGTCTAAATGCGAAAGGTGGGGTTGTGGTAATGGTTGCAAAAGGCCGAAGACGGCGGGGAGGGAAGAGAGTTGAAGAGGAGGAGGCTTTAAGGCCCTGAGCTGATATTACAGTGATCTCCAACATTGAACGCTGATTCATCAAGAAAATTTGCACAATTCAATCGATTGCATGTCGGTGTAAGCAGTGAGTGATCGAACTTCTGCATTGATGCGCAACTAGATATACGAACGAGTTAAAGACTTGGGAAAGTAAGAGTTTTCCAGGGAGTTTCTTTCTGGTGCTGCTCTCTCGCTGCAGCTTCCTTTGTGGAAAAAAGGGATGGACGTTGCTCAGAGGACAACAGCTACATGATCATACATGGACTGTGGTGGGGCAAATTGGCAATGTGTCATACTCATAATCGGCCCTCTTGATGTTAATTTGCCATTAAGAAGCTGTTACAACAATTATTAGATTTTGTTGTTATTCAGCCGAAAATTCTCAAGTTGACTCGTTCTACGTGACTAGAGGTACATTCCTTCATGGAATCAGGCGTTCCAAATTAGATACCATATTAGTCTAACCAGCTCTAGTATAGCAATAATGTAGCCCTCtaaaagttctttttttttttagacaaaaatatcattattttattaaatctaCATTAATGGCTGAAATTA
It includes:
- the LOC113705003 gene encoding BON1-associated protein 2-like, with protein sequence MLEITVISAQGLKASSSSTLFPPRRLRPFATITTTPPFAFRPPAAATNMSCKKLSKVCRTKVDDKGGVNPTWGEKFQLPLDAHFSCMCLQLYTKKKNFFFTGYTHLGWCQIPVTDILDGLLPAGSLRHLAYQLRARDGSRGHGIVNVAVKLESTVPLPMAHPQWSSTCSNTQYWPEMNASRMVVGIPVECVSSSTSDSLTEP